The following proteins come from a genomic window of Mustela lutreola isolate mMusLut2 chromosome 6, mMusLut2.pri, whole genome shotgun sequence:
- the TREM2 gene encoding triggering receptor expressed on myeloid cells 2 isoform X2: protein MAGRSLQVSCPYNSLKHWGRRKAWCRQLEAGGPCQRVVSTHRSWLLSFITRRNGSTAIVDDALGGTLTITLRNLQAHDAGLYQCQSLYGDEADTLRKVLVEVLVDPLDHLDAGDLWIDDESKSFEDIHVEPSISRSLSEEEIPFPPTSILLLLACIFLSKFLAASALWAAAWRGQKLATRPASELGRGHDPSYQLQTLTEQRDT from the exons ATGGCAGGCCGGTCCCTGCAGGTCTCCTGCCCCTACAACTCCTTGAAGCATTGGGGAAGACGCAAAGCCTGGTGCCGCCAGCTGGAGGCAGGGGGCCCGTGCCAGCGGGTTGTTAGCACCCACCGCTCATGGCTGCTGTCCTTCATAACGAGGAGGAATGGGAGCACGGCCATCGTGGACGACGCTCTGGGGGGCACACTCACCATCACACTGCGGAATCTTCAAGCTCACGATGCTGGCCTCTACCAGTGCCAGAGTCTCTACGGTGATGAGGCTGACACCCTCAGGAAGGTCCTGGTGGAGGTGCTGGTTG ACCCCCTTGATCACCTGGACGCTGGAGATCTCTGGATTGATGATGAGTCCAAGAGCTTTGAGGATATCCACGTGGAGCCCAGCATCTCCAG GAGTCTCTCTGAAGAGGAGATCCCCTTCCCACCCACTTCCATCCTTCTCCTCTTGGCCTGCATCTTTCTCAGCAAGTTTCTAGCAGCCAGTGCCCTCTGGGCTGCGGCCTGGCGTGGGCAGAAACTGGCGACACGCCCGGCCAGTGAGCTGGGCCGCGGCCACGACCCAAGTTACCAGCTCCAGACCCTAACAG agcagagagacacATGA
- the TREM2 gene encoding triggering receptor expressed on myeloid cells 2 isoform X1, whose product MESLWLLILVAITELSGAHNTTVFQGMAGRSLQVSCPYNSLKHWGRRKAWCRQLEAGGPCQRVVSTHRSWLLSFITRRNGSTAIVDDALGGTLTITLRNLQAHDAGLYQCQSLYGDEADTLRKVLVEVLVDPLDHLDAGDLWIDDESKSFEDIHVEPSISRSLSEEEIPFPPTSILLLLACIFLSKFLAASALWAAAWRGQKLATRPASELGRGHDPSYQLQTLTEQRDT is encoded by the exons AGTTGTCTGGAGCCCACAACACGACAGTGTTCCAGGGTATGGCAGGCCGGTCCCTGCAGGTCTCCTGCCCCTACAACTCCTTGAAGCATTGGGGAAGACGCAAAGCCTGGTGCCGCCAGCTGGAGGCAGGGGGCCCGTGCCAGCGGGTTGTTAGCACCCACCGCTCATGGCTGCTGTCCTTCATAACGAGGAGGAATGGGAGCACGGCCATCGTGGACGACGCTCTGGGGGGCACACTCACCATCACACTGCGGAATCTTCAAGCTCACGATGCTGGCCTCTACCAGTGCCAGAGTCTCTACGGTGATGAGGCTGACACCCTCAGGAAGGTCCTGGTGGAGGTGCTGGTTG ACCCCCTTGATCACCTGGACGCTGGAGATCTCTGGATTGATGATGAGTCCAAGAGCTTTGAGGATATCCACGTGGAGCCCAGCATCTCCAG GAGTCTCTCTGAAGAGGAGATCCCCTTCCCACCCACTTCCATCCTTCTCCTCTTGGCCTGCATCTTTCTCAGCAAGTTTCTAGCAGCCAGTGCCCTCTGGGCTGCGGCCTGGCGTGGGCAGAAACTGGCGACACGCCCGGCCAGTGAGCTGGGCCGCGGCCACGACCCAAGTTACCAGCTCCAGACCCTAACAG agcagagagacacATGA